Genomic segment of Polynucleobacter necessarius:
GAGGCTGATCCAAGCTAATTTGGTATTCCTGGCCAGAAATGGCCAGTTTTTTCCCTCGAGGTTGACGGAAAGGGCTGGCCAGGCTAGAATGCTGAGTTATACTGATTCAGAAGAGGGTCGTTTTGACCTAGGATTTCTCTAAGTCATTGATTTTCTTGAAGAAAGCAACAAAGAAGTACTAACCGAGCTATTTTATGCCAACAATTAATCAATTATTACGTAAGCCAAGAACGCGGCTGACCGTTAAAAGCAAGAGCCCTGCGCTGCAAAACAGCCCGCAGCGCCGTGGTGTATGTACACGTGTGTATACAACTACTCCTAAAAAGCCTAACTCTGCGCTACGTAAAGTAGCTAAAGTTCGCCTAACCAATGGTTTTGAAGTCATTTCATACATTGGTGGTGAAGGCCATAACCTCCAGGAACACTCAGTAGTATTGA
This window contains:
- the rpsL gene encoding 30S ribosomal protein S12, whose protein sequence is MPTINQLLRKPRTRLTVKSKSPALQNSPQRRGVCTRVYTTTPKKPNSALRKVAKVRLTNGFEVISYIGGEGHNLQEHSVVLIRGGRVKDLPGVRYHIVRGSLDLQGVKDRKQSRSKYGAKRAKKAA